The genome window ATTCATGCAAAATCGTATTCCCATCCCACACGAAATGAGTAGTTTTTCCCTCACAACTCTTTTCAACACGCCTACCTAATGGATCATACTTAAACGTAACTTCCTTAACCAAGTTGCTCTTTGAAAAAAGAACAACTTTAGACATCATCCCACTGCCATTGTATTCGTACTTCCACGTATCGCCATTATTCTCAACTTTCTGAATCAGATTACCTTCATCATCATAAGAGAATGTTGCCTCGCTTGTTTCAAGTAATCTGCTTCCCGCACCATAAACACGATCTGTCTTTTCTTTCGTTTCATACAAATTCCCGACATCATCGACACTGCGGTGTAAGAAATCAAATTGTCCGCCTTGATTGGACCAAACGAGGTTACTGAATTCATCGTAACCATAGGTAACTTTTACACCTGTTAACTCGTTGATCATACTTCGTAAGCGATAATTGACATCCCAATTATACAGGCGTCTTCGTGTGTCACGATTTTGACTACTTATGCGGTGATGTGTCGGTCTACCGGTTACATCATACTGCCATTTGCTAATAACATCCCCTGGTAAGATTCTTTCAATTTCTTGACCGAGTTCATTGTACTGCATAGATGCTGTCCAATATTCTTGCTCTAGACGAGAAGCCGTGATTCGTGACACATTGCCCATTTCATTACGAACGACATCTATTTTTGCCCCCAGGCTACTCGTAATCTGTGAACGGTTGCCTAATTCATCATAAGTGCTCGCAATCCAATGATCATTTTGCCATTCCTTGATCACTTGTCCAGATGGGTCTCGCACCAACTTTCCGTTAACATGTTTATTCTCAGTCTCCATTAACAAGCCGTTTTTGTCATAGCCAAACGTTTCCCAAGTGTCATCATAATAATCAGCTCGAATAACATTCCCTAGACCATCATGCTGATATGTTGTCCAACGATCGCCTGGACGTTGAATTCGCTGAACCAATCCTGCCAGACTTCGCTCATACGTTTTTTCAATATCATCAAAGCCGATTTCCTTGATGATATTCCCTTTCGCATCACGTTCAAACTGATACGCTTCGCCTTTTTCATTGACTACAGCATTTAACTGTTCTTCTGTATCATAGGTGAATTTAACTTTCTTCCCACCTTGTTCTCGTGCTATCAAGCTGCCAAGAATGGTGTAATCAAAGGCTACTTGCGTATGGTTATCTTTCGCTAAAACAATATCGTCATAGGCATTGTACTTTAATTGCACGTCGTTACCATCTGAAAGATTTGCCCGTACAAGGCGATTCAAGTTATCATAACGGAATTTTTCTGTGGAACCAAGTAGTTATCGGTAAATTCCACCCAGACCTATCGTACTTGCTGTGTCAACCAAAAAGTAGATTTTTCATGGGAATAGCTTGAAGATATGCGCATCCATCTCGCTCTATCCCCATACCTTCATAAGTATTTATCGAAGAAAAAGTACTGTCGCAGCATTGCTGGCAGTTACCAAACACAAATACCCACCGCACTAATATGTAAAAGTTTATGAATCATTATTCACAAACGCCTTAATTGCAGATTCTAGAGGGAGTGGTTGCTAATATTTAAAAATCCCTGCCTCAGATGAAGCAGGGGAGTAAATATACGGAATAAGATAATCTCTTTTCTGACAGAAAAATACAATGAATTGGCTCAAAATTTTTTACATATACTCTAACATTTTTAATAGTCAAACAATTCATTAGCCAGTTGAGAAATTTTTTGAACAGCATCTTCAATATGATTTTGTTCATCAAAAGAGTATTTATCTTCGTTAAAATAAAAGTAATTACTTATATCTACAAACGATAATGCAAGTTTTTTGGGAACAACATCTAAATTCTTATATTCGACTATTAATAACTGCATCGCTGTGACTAATTCATTAAATCTATCCTCATTCAATCCTTCACCTCTTCTTAATTGTATTAAAATTGAATCCTCTCCTAAAATATTTTCATAAACAAAATTTAAAGCTTCATTCTTATTCATAAAAATCTCCTTTAACGACATGGTGTTATTGCTGAGGAAGGAACATGCGCCTCAACCAAAATCTCTTTTGAGTCATTTGCAAATCTTGCTGATACACTACCAACACCGTTTGCCTTTTTTTTTTCTACAGTAGAAATATCTATTACCCTCTTATTACCTACCTTATCAGGTACTACATCTTCAGTATCAAAGGAAACCATTCTTTGTCCAGGTTCACGATGTTTAGCTAATGCTTCGGGATCTGTACTTGTTGAAATAAATTGCGAACCTTTATTCCTTGATCCAGTGGAAACATGACCATGAACAGTCATTCCCCTTCCTGGTTTTTTCGCTGACAAGCCTTTTGAAGGATCTTCATCAGGTCTTAATAATCGATAAACAATAATAAGTCCCAATGGGTCAGTCCATTTATTTGTATCTTTCACATATCCATACAGCGTTGGATTATTTCCAGAAAGTCCAATCGGGTCAATTTGAGTATAGTTCCCTTGTTCTGGGTCGTAGTATCGGAATCTATTATAATACAATCCTATTTCCACATCTTCATACTGCCCTTGATAACGGAATGGAATGAAGTCTTTCTCACCGGTAAATTCTTTTTCTCTTCCATAAATATCAAGTTCTGCTAACCAACTCCTCTTACCTTCGTCATCATAAGCTTCTACAGGCGTTCCTAGATGGTCACTAATAATACTGTAATTACCTTCACTCGTAATTTTAGCTGAAGGGATGAACCCATCATTAAACACCCATGTGACTAGATTATCTACTATTTCGGAGTTTTTCTGTGAAGAACACTCATCTAGATTTCCATATATATCTGAATTATTCTCTGAGAAATACTCATGTAGGATAGTATTCCCATCCCAAACGAATTTCGTTATCTTTTCGCTTGAACACTTCTCTATTCGTCTACCTAGCGAGTCATACTTGAAAGTAACTTCTGTGTTGTCTGGCATGATGACCTTAGACATCATGCCATTACCATAGTACTCGTACTTCCACGTATCACCATTCTTCTCAACTTTCTGAATCAGATTCCCTTCATCATCATAAGAGAATGTTGCCTCTCTCGTTTCAAGCAATCTACTTCCGGCACCATAGACACGATCGGTCTTTTCTTTCGTTTCATACAAATTCCCGACATCATCAACACTGCGATGTAAGAAATCAAATTGACCGCCTTGATTGGACCAAACGAGATTACTGAATTCATCGTAGCCATAGGTAACTTTTACACCCGTTAACTCGTTGACCATACTTCGTAATCGATGATTGACGTCCCAATTATACGCGCGTCTTCGTGTATCGCGGTTTTGACTACTTATTCGGTGGTGTGTTGGCCTACCCGTAGTATCATACTGCCATTTGCTGATGACATCCCCTGGTAGGATTCTTTCAATTTCTTGACCGAGTTCATTGTACTGCATTGATGCTGTCCAATGTTCTTGCTCTGAGCGAGAAGCTGTGATTTGCGACACATTCCCCATTTCATTTCGAGCGACATCTATTTTTGCACCTAAGCTACTTGTAATTTGTGAACGGTTGCCTAATTCATCATAATTACTCGCAATCCAATGGTCATTCTGCCACTCCTTGATCACTTGTCCAGATGGGTCTCGCTCCAGTTTTACTTTCACATGCTCATTCTCGGTCTGAATTAACGAACCATTTTTGTCATAGCCAAACGTTTCCCAAGTGTCATCATAATAATCAGCCCGAATGACATTCACTAGACCATCATGCTGGAACGCTGTCCAACGATCACCCGGACGTTGAATTCTCTGAACTAAACCAGCCAGACTTCGTTCATACGTTCTTTCAATCTCATCAAAGCCGACTTCCTTAATGATATTGCCTTTCGTATCACGTTCAAACTGATACGTTTCGCCTCTTTCGTTGATCACAGCGGTTAACTGCTCCTCTGTATCATAGGCGAATTTAACTTTCTTGCCACCTTGTTCTCGTGCTATCAAACTGCCAAGAATGGTGTAATCAAAGGCTACTTGGGTATGGTTATCTTTCGCGAAAATGACATCATCATAGGCATTGTACTTTAATTGAACGTCGTTACCATCGGATAGATTTGCACGTACTAGACGATTCAAGTTATCATATCGGAACTTCTCAGTAGCCCCTAGCGGATTGGTCGTTGTTGTGCAGTTACCACGACGGTCATATGCCCAGGTCGAACTTGTCCCGTCTGGCAATGTGACTTGACTCAGGTTCAGATCAGCATCATAAGCTAAGCTTACCACATGGCCTTGCGCATTTGTCACCATTTTAATTAAATATTGTTCATTATAGGAAAATTCTGTTTTTGTGCCATCTTCTAAAATATTTGCCTGCAATGTGCTATCTTCATTATAAATCCATTGACGACTTCCACCCTCTGCGTTAACTACCTGAATTAACCTATCCTTCTCATCATACTTTGACGATAAAGTACTGCCATCTGCAAGAGTAATCGTCACTGGATTTGCCCATTCATCATAGCTAAATGTCGTCACACGATCGTCTTCATCTACTTCTTGCAGTAATTCAAAGTCCTCATTATATTCATAGCTGACCTCACTACCATCTGGATGAACAATTTTCGTACAGAGGTTATCTTCGTTAAAATAGTAATAACTCTTATGGCCTAAGCTATTCGTAATCTCATTATAGCCCTCGTGATACGAAAGCTCCCCTGCAAGGACATTGCCATCTCCCCATGTTTTGATAACTCGTGCACCTGTAGTTGGGCCATCATAACGCCAGAAGAAGCTATTTTTATTGCGATCCGTTTTTTGCATCATTAAGTGATTAACATATTTAATATGCGTACTTTGACCTAACGCATCTTGGATTTCGATTAAATCTTGTCCATCATTATAATCATAGCGAACTAAGACTTCACGACTCATCTGGTTGCGTAAAGCAACCTCTGTCATTCTGCCTACCTCATTGGTTGTAACCTCAAGCACTCTACCTACACTGTCTGTTACTTGAGATAGGAACCCTTTAAGGTTATACGCAAATTGAATATGATGCTCTTGTTCATTTTTTACTTCTTTTAATCGGTATTTTGTTTCTGTTATTTGTTCAAATACATAAATCAATCGTGTATCATGCTCAAACAAATGATACTCCTCGCCTGTATTTGTTAAGGTCATTCTTTCTCTTTTGTTAAAATACGGCAAGTTTATTGGTAAAATTGGAAATCCAACAGCGCGACCATCCGTCACAACAATTCCAATCAGGTCATCTTCTTCATAAATCTCTAAGGCTAGATCGTATGTAAAGTGCATCCCATGACCTGTCAAGCCAATACGACTACTATCACTGTACCAAGCACGTTCCCATGAAAGGGGGATAGGTCCAGGTAGTTCAAAGTCAACGCCTTCATAAATCATACGCCCTGTAATTAAATCAACGGGCTCAAATCCTCTTTTACAGAATTTTTTACTTAACCCTTGTGTACAATTAAATTTCTTTAATACCCCATGATTAAATTTCGTTAGCCCAGCTTTAGCCATAGCTTTCATACCGTCTACTGCCTTCGACACAGCGAGCAGTTCATCCATCGATGAGATGACTTTATCCGCTGCCGTCTTCACGGCCTTAGACCCTTTGTTGGCTAGAGCCGATACTGCATCTAGCGTTTTAGACACTTTTGTGTAAGCTGCTTTCATCCCTTTTATTGCTTTGGATGCATCCACTGCTTTATCTGCAGCTTTTGCGGCTGTAATTGCTTTATCAGCAGCTTTTGCCGCTTTACCGGCCTTATAAGCTGTTTTGGCTGCATCACCAACAACCGGGACTGCACCTACAATGTTCATGGCTGCCCCCATGTAATCTCCTCTTGCCAAGCTTATTCCTGCATTCGCAATATCTGCAAATGTACCTATGACAGGAATAAATCCAGCGATATCCAGCGCTGTACTTACGCCATCTACTAAACTACTAAACCAGCCTTTCTTTTCTTTCTTTTCTTCTGCCTTTTGCGGGAAGATTAAGTCAACTTTCGTCGTAGCTTCGATTGCTTCTTCATTTAATTTCGGTGGCTGGCTTTGCTTCTCTATACCTTCTTGATCAATGAGCGTACTAATTAATTGTGTATCAGCGGCCATAATCACATGACTTTGTTCCTTCGCTGATATCGCAATCCATTCTTCCGCCTCTACGGCTAGCTCTTTCATCCCACTAATTTCGAGTGTTTCATCGGCCGCTAGCATGATGGTACTGTTACTTTGAAATGTTACGCCATCTCCATCATCCATCTTTAAGTCCAAGACCCCATCTACTGCACTAAAGGTAATATCACCAACGCCTAATGTCACATCTTTCCCAACGTTGGTCGCCAATGATTTAACGGTAGTATCCGCCATTTTCTGCGTCTGCTTTTGCCCGCCCTCTGGTGTGGCTGGATTCACACGCACCGAGCTGATAACGATGGCATCTTCTTCAACTGCACTTGGAAAATGTAATTGGGCACGTGCACCTATTTGAGGCATTAAATACATAACACCATTGGCATCTGCTGAATATGCAAACCAATGTGCTTTTTCTTGATCCTGGCTTTTATCTATATCTAAATGAATTTTAACGGTGTTTTGCGTAACATCAATGATCTTTCCTGTAAACGCTGCACCAATGAGATCTAAATTGCGTGCCAATCGCTGACGAATACTTTTCTCTGGTTGGGCAGTATATTGAAACTTCAACACACCCTCATCAAGATGGGTCTCCCTAGTCGTTACAATATAGGAGCTTCCCTTGAATTGCACCAACGCGCCCAACTCATGGGGCTCTGTGCTTTCAAACTCACAGTAAGTATAATCTGCTTCACTCACATCCGTACCATCGTTTTCAGTAATCAAACGATATGCATCGACGTCCATTCTTACTATAGAAGGCAGATGGTCGATCGTTATGCTTTTCCTACTTTGAGGTGTACCAAGCCAAAATCGAGCACCTTTTCCTTTTAAATCAGGAAAAACAACAGCGTGCAAACGGGAGGCCATTCTTTTAATAAATTCCCAATCTGTTTCTAAGTATTGAATCGCAATACTACCAATGGCTTGACCGTTAGAAGCTTGGTCGATATAATCCCCATTAGGATAGGCGCTTACGATATTTTTTATTAACTGAACGTACGTCATGTTCACATCTTGAAAAGAACGTGAGCGCTTTGCAATATCCATATTTGCTGTATATGATATAGCCTCAACGGAAACATAGTGCACCCCTTGTGATGCCTGCAACTCCGCATTTTCAATTCTTCCTGAGAACAAAATGGCACTGTCTCGCCCAAATTTCACAACAACTTCATCTGTATGATTGACCCGCTGAATATACTTTTGTGCTTGCTCTTCAGCAATCATTCCCGTAAAGTACAATCTCGCATGGTCATTGCCCTTATGTTTAATGGTTAACTTTTCTAAATGAATAAGTGGATAAGGCCATTCGAGCACAAGATCCTCATACGTACTAACCGTGTGTACTTCCTTTTCTTCTAGCGATTTCATTACTTACCTCCTTTCAATCAACCTTGCCTTTTAAAAACCTTGTTTCGGAATTTCTACTTCCTCTTGACCGTCATGAATAATTTCGATTTTGCCTCCACCTGCTGAGCATTGGGTATGGCAGCGACTTAATAACGCTTGCTTTCCCTCGATATTGACGTTTTCCATCCCTTCCATCCAATCAATGGAGCATGTTGGTGTACACGGCTTTTGCAACTGTAAACAAACACCAAAGGTTGGGATGTTATCAGGGTTTCGATCCCCTACATTCATTACGGCTTTCTCTTTAATATAAACGCCATGGTCTTGCGGCAAATTTAAATAATTGAGGTGGCTGCCATGTTCACAGGAAATGATTGCTCCATGTACGACATAACTAAATTGCTCTTGTTCCGAACCTTCTGTTTCCAAACTTTCTACAACTTGAGCCATTAACTATCCTTCCTTTCGTATCGATTGAACACTGTTTCAAACTACGACAGTGTTTTGGAATGATTTATTAGAATGCTCTATCGTCCTTGTAGTTTTACTCGTTGCAACTGAATCCCGAGATATGGTCGTCGTAACATACTTTCTGCCACGTCTAAATTAACGATGGTGAACGATTCCTTTTTGCCGTCGACTTGAAAAATACAATCCAGTTCCACTTTCTTCGGGTCAATTACGAGCTCCTTTATTTGTCCGTCTGGATAATAAGCCGTCTCATCGGAAATACAGTTCTTCTTTACAATGTCCATAAGCCAATGCACACGCTGTGTTCCTTTCTTCACATCTGTAAAGACAATGGCTGTAAATTCTAAGTTATCCTCATATTTCACCAATAACCCTTTTAAATCATCAGACACGATTCTTCGAGGCTTTTCTAAATAATCCAGATATACCGCATTCTCTTTTTCTATTACTTCCCCGAATACAGATGAACAGACAAAGTTATCATCGAGGTCTGTCTTGAAAGGAATAATTGGATTTGTAATGCTTTGATCTTGCCGAACAATAAAATACTCCATCTTTTCCTCCTGTAACTATCATTTATGTCGATTTCAAATTAATGAATCCAATGAATGTCTTTTATCTGGTCTGGGCTAAATAGACATTTCTCTTGATCGCGTTTAAAGAAGGTAGCTCCTTTTAAATTAGCACCTGTAAAATTAGCGCCTGCAATCTGCGCAAACTCAAATTTTGCATTTTCCAAATTTGCATGACTGAAGTCAGTGCCAAGGTAACACGCAACTTCATCATCAGGAAGCATTAGCGTTTTTCCTTGTGCATGCGTAAAATTAGCGCCTGCTAAATTGGCATTTCGAAAATCAGCATCTTGAATGGCTGCATAGGAAAAATCAACATTCGCTAAGCTACAATCTACAAAACTAGTACCGACGCAAACACTTTGTTTCATTGAAGCCCCTTCTAAGTCGCTGCCATTGAAGTTCGCATAAGAAAAGTCCATTTGGTCGAAAAATTTTTGCTGTAACTGTAGGCTTGAGAAATTTTCAAATGTATATGATTTATCCATCTCGTTTTTCCCTAGCCACGAGAGGAGATTTTCTTCCACCCGTTCCCGTTCGTCCAGCATCGCAACATCTTCACTAAATCCTTTATATTCCCCGACACGAAATCGCAAACACACTGCTCGTTGAAAGTCTATTTCAGGAACGCTTTCCTGTTGATAGCGGAAAAGATAGCGTACCAATTGAATAATATACTGATGAAACAGAATCACAGTCTGTTGAATAATTCCCCGAACGTCAGCTGCTTGGATAGCGAGATATGGTTTTCTTTCTTTTTCAAGCGTTTTGTGTAAATCTATAATCGCCTCGCTGAGCCATTCCGCTTCATACTGGGCCGTACATTCTCCCCAGTCGTAGTACCATTTTTCTCCATATGCTTCTACCAAATACGTACACTTGTTATCTAGTAATGATGTTCGTAGCAGTGAAAAATGAATAAAAGCAACTGGCGCTAACCTTCCCTGTTCTTGCTGATCTCTAATATTTGCAAACAGCTGTTCAAGCGCGTGAATGATTGGTTTTAGTAAGACTTCCTTCTCTTGACGAAACTGTCGATCAACCTTCTCTTGTAATCGGCTGATATGAACTGACACGCATTCATCCATAAAATGCTGTAATGCTTCTTCTCGTTTCATGCGTCCACATCCTTACTAATTTGCTCGTACTTCTGTTCCTTTAATCTCCATTTTGTCTTCCATCTTGATGGAACTGTCTTTACAAGTCATCTCTATTTTCTCGGTCGCATTAATCATAATTTGCTTCGCATTGATGGCGACTTTATCTGTTGCTTGTAAGGTAATATTTTTATCACTTATGATGGAGATCCCATTATCATCCATAAGCGAAATCATTAATCCACCACCAGATATGACAATCCGATCGGGTGCAAGTAGAATTTGTTTACCGTGCTTCGTTCTGAGCGTTTTGACATCTGGATCAGCCATCCGCGCTGGATCTTGGCGACTATCCTCTGGTGGTGCAGGTCTTGACCCACCGCCGCCACCTCCGCCACTGCCACTAGCACTGGCACTTCCACCACCGCTTGGACTAGGCGGATTCGTCGCTGCTAACATCGAACCAGATTGTGGAGGAGCTTTTGATACGGAACTAATCGCAATCCCTTCATCCTCACGATTGCCTGGGAAATAGATTCTAACGTTATCAGATAGCTCTGGCATGAAGTACCAGCCTGTATTATCTTCTGATGCATAGATCGTAGAATACGGAAACCAATACGCTGTATCTTTATCTTGACCTTCGTCGAAATCGACATGAATACGAATTTTGTCCCCCGCAACATCAATTACTTTCCCTTGAATGGAGGCGCCAATAATAGCTTGATTATAAGTAGTGTGGACACTGAAGCCGTTCTGAGGTGTTAACGTGTAGATATGCTTGAACAAGCCATCTTTTAAAGTTGAGTAGATTTTATAGACATACAATTTTTTTGATTGGAATGTAACTTCATTACCTATTTTGAATGGTTGGAACGATTCTACTTCATAGTACATGTAGTCACTATCAGTAATACCGTCGAGATGATTTTTACTGGACACAAGGAAATTGCCGATCGCCTTTTTAACTCGATAATTAATGGCCTCCATTTTCTGCGTGCCCCCAGCTTGAAACGGTACGCCGAAGTAAAACTTGGCGGCTGGGTGTACCGTATCTGGCACTAGGCCTGTATGGAATCTTGATGCCATACGTTTAAGAAACTCCCAATCTGTCTCTATATATTGCATCGTAAAACGTCCAATAGTAGAGCCCTTTGAGGCATAATCCATGAAGTCTGCACCTTTTTGATCGGCAATACATGCATTTATTAATTCACTATAGGGCATACTCGCATTTTGATAGGTTTGGTTTATCTTCTTCACATCTAACACATACGTATGCGAAACAGCTTTAACCTCCAAATAATAGGTACCCAAAACCGATTTCAC of Lysinibacillus agricola contains these proteins:
- a CDS encoding RHS repeat-associated core domain-containing protein → MQLKYNAYDDIVLAKDNHTQVAFDYTILGSLIAREQGGKKVKFTYDTEEQLNAVVNEKGEAYQFERDAKGNIIKEIGFDDIEKTYERSLAGLVQRIQRPGDRWTTYQHDGLGNVIRADYYDDTWETFGYDKNGLLMETENKHVNGKLVRDPSGQVIKEWQNDHWIASTYDELGNRSQITSSLGAKIDVVRNEMGNVSRITASRLEQEYWTASMQYNELGQEIERILPGDVISKWQYDVTGRPTHHRISSQNRDTRRRLYNWDVNYRLRSMINELTGVKVTYGYDEFSNLVWSNQGGQFDFLHRSVDDVGNLYETKEKTDRVYGAGSRLLETSEATFSYDDEGNLIQKVENNGDTWKYEYNGSGMMSKVVLFSKSNLVKEVTFKYDPLGRRVEKSCEGKTTHFVWDGNTILHEWVDDASDLNVRSTSTNIENHDSGGIPKSLVTWIFDPETFILSAKLTKQGKFSIITDHLGTPVEAYDSEGSRVWSGELDIYGRVKVLIGEKDFVPFRYQGQYEDIEIGLYYNNFRYYAPSEGIYTQQDPIGSMGDNPTLYSYVGDPNFWIDPFGLSAGRGKKQQRLKALVNDPKQPRYVRGWMRQELNRLGKKRGNGKVIRNVRNPIGFELAHWYGYESDKGYDYMHSDLKVIQDHKNQHVLDDKGRKNKEGASKKAPCLIKKKK
- a CDS encoding pentapeptide repeat-containing protein encodes the protein MKREEALQHFMDECVSVHISRLQEKVDRQFRQEKEVLLKPIIHALEQLFANIRDQQEQGRLAPVAFIHFSLLRTSLLDNKCTYLVEAYGEKWYYDWGECTAQYEAEWLSEAIIDLHKTLEKERKPYLAIQAADVRGIIQQTVILFHQYIIQLVRYLFRYQQESVPEIDFQRAVCLRFRVGEYKGFSEDVAMLDERERVEENLLSWLGKNEMDKSYTFENFSSLQLQQKFFDQMDFSYANFNGSDLEGASMKQSVCVGTSFVDCSLANVDFSYAAIQDADFRNANLAGANFTHAQGKTLMLPDDEVACYLGTDFSHANLENAKFEFAQIAGANFTGANLKGATFFKRDQEKCLFSPDQIKDIHWIH
- a CDS encoding DUF4280 domain-containing protein, with protein sequence MAQVVESLETEGSEQEQFSYVVHGAIISCEHGSHLNYLNLPQDHGVYIKEKAVMNVGDRNPDNIPTFGVCLQLQKPCTPTCSIDWMEGMENVNIEGKQALLSRCHTQCSAGGGKIEIIHDGQEEVEIPKQGF
- a CDS encoding phage baseplate assembly protein V; translated protein: MSKETALTYKDIIVMPYNIRVDQIEITQQMNEHATLHLTGVIPDELEDSYVYMTDAETAIEVVQIGSGGQTIPIFNGVALDVQVKSVLGTYYLEVKAVSHTYVLDVKKINQTYQNASMPYSELINACIADQKGADFMDYASKGSTIGRFTMQYIETDWEFLKRMASRFHTGLVPDTVHPAAKFYFGVPFQAGGTQKMEAINYRVKKAIGNFLVSSKNHLDGITDSDYMYYEVESFQPFKIGNEVTFQSKKLYVYKIYSTLKDGLFKHIYTLTPQNGFSVHTTYNQAIIGASIQGKVIDVAGDKIRIHVDFDEGQDKDTAYWFPYSTIYASEDNTGWYFMPELSDNVRIYFPGNREDEGIAISSVSKAPPQSGSMLAATNPPSPSGGGSASASGSGGGGGGGSRPAPPEDSRQDPARMADPDVKTLRTKHGKQILLAPDRIVISGGGLMISLMDDNGISIISDKNITLQATDKVAINAKQIMINATEKIEMTCKDSSIKMEDKMEIKGTEVRAN
- a CDS encoding DUF6531 domain-containing protein, producing MKSLEEKEVHTVSTYEDLVLEWPYPLIHLEKLTIKHKGNDHARLYFTGMIAEEQAQKYIQRVNHTDEVVVKFGRDSAILFSGRIENAELQASQGVHYVSVEAISYTANMDIAKRSRSFQDVNMTYVQLIKNIVSAYPNGDYIDQASNGQAIGSIAIQYLETDWEFIKRMASRLHAVVFPDLKGKGARFWLGTPQSRKSITIDHLPSIVRMDVDAYRLITENDGTDVSEADYTYCEFESTEPHELGALVQFKGSSYIVTTRETHLDEGVLKFQYTAQPEKSIRQRLARNLDLIGAAFTGKIIDVTQNTVKIHLDIDKSQDQEKAHWFAYSADANGVMYLMPQIGARAQLHFPSAVEEDAIVISSVRVNPATPEGGQKQTQKMADTTVKSLATNVGKDVTLGVGDITFSAVDGVLDLKMDDGDGVTFQSNSTIMLAADETLEISGMKELAVEAEEWIAISAKEQSHVIMAADTQLISTLIDQEGIEKQSQPPKLNEEAIEATTKVDLIFPQKAEEKKEKKGWFSSLVDGVSTALDIAGFIPVIGTFADIANAGISLARGDYMGAAMNIVGAVPVVGDAAKTAYKAGKAAKAADKAITAAKAADKAVDASKAIKGMKAAYTKVSKTLDAVSALANKGSKAVKTAADKVISSMDELLAVSKAVDGMKAMAKAGLTKFNHGVLKKFNCTQGLSKKFCKRGFEPVDLITGRMIYEGVDFELPGPIPLSWERAWYSDSSRIGLTGHGMHFTYDLALEIYEEDDLIGIVVTDGRAVGFPILPINLPYFNKRERMTLTNTGEEYHLFEHDTRLIYVFEQITETKYRLKEVKNEQEHHIQFAYNLKGFLSQVTDSVGRVLEVTTNEVGRMTEVALRNQMSREVLVRYDYNDGQDLIEIQDALGQSTHIKYVNHLMMQKTDRNKNSFFWRYDGPTTGARVIKTWGDGNVLAGELSYHEGYNEITNSLGHKSYYYFNEDNLCTKIVHPDGSEVSYEYNEDFELLQEVDEDDRVTTFSYDEWANPVTITLADGSTLSSKYDEKDRLIQVVNAEGGSRQWIYNEDSTLQANILEDGTKTEFSYNEQYLIKMVTNAQGHVVSLAYDADLNLSQVTLPDGTSSTWAYDRRGNCTTTTNPLGATEKFRYDNLNRLVRANLSDGNDVQLKYNAYDDVIFAKDNHTQVAFDYTILGSLIAREQGGKKVKFAYDTEEQLTAVINERGETYQFERDTKGNIIKEVGFDEIERTYERSLAGLVQRIQRPGDRWTAFQHDGLVNVIRADYYDDTWETFGYDKNGSLIQTENEHVKVKLERDPSGQVIKEWQNDHWIASNYDELGNRSQITSSLGAKIDVARNEMGNVSQITASRSEQEHWTASMQYNELGQEIERILPGDVISKWQYDTTGRPTHHRISSQNRDTRRRAYNWDVNHRLRSMVNELTGVKVTYGYDEFSNLVWSNQGGQFDFLHRSVDDVGNLYETKEKTDRVYGAGSRLLETREATFSYDDEGNLIQKVEKNGDTWKYEYYGNGMMSKVIMPDNTEVTFKYDSLGRRIEKCSSEKITKFVWDGNTILHEYFSENNSDIYGNLDECSSQKNSEIVDNLVTWVFNDGFIPSAKITSEGNYSIISDHLGTPVEAYDDEGKRSWLAELDIYGREKEFTGEKDFIPFRYQGQYEDVEIGLYYNRFRYYDPEQGNYTQIDPIGLSGNNPTLYGYVKDTNKWTDPLGLIIVYRLLRPDEDPSKGLSAKKPGRGMTVHGHVSTGSRNKGSQFISTSTDPEALAKHREPGQRMVSFDTEDVVPDKVGNKRVIDISTVEKKKANGVGSVSARFANDSKEILVEAHVPSSAITPCR